From Paenibacillus sp. FSL H8-0537:
GCAGCAAAAAATCGGCATGTCCGTCATTTTCATCACGCATGATTTGGGCGTCGTTGCAAACGTGGCTGACCGTGTAGCCGTTATGTATGCGGGTCAAATTGTTGAGGTTGGAACGGTCGATGAAATTTTCTATGATCCGCGCCATCCTTACACATGGGGACTGCTTGCATCCATGCCGAGCCTTGATATGACGGATAAAGCCGAGCTGCTGGACATTCCGGGCACGCCTCCTGACCTGACGAATCCGCCTAAGGGCGATGCGTTTGCACCGCGCAACCGCTACGCGCTGGCGATTGATTTCGAGGAAGAGCCGCCGATGTTCCAAGTATCCGAAACGCATTATGCCAAAACATGGCTGCTGCACCCGGATGCGCCGAAGGTGGAGCTGCCGGAGCAGGTTAAGCGGAGAGTTCGTAAATTGGCAGCGTCTTTCGATAAGCCGGTGCTCGCGGAAGGAGAGGCTTAAATGGCGAAGAAGCTGCTTGAAATCAAAAACCTAAAGCAATATTTCAATGAAGGCCGTCCGAATATGGTGAAAGCTGTCGACGATGTCAGCTTCGATATTTACGAAGGCGAGACGCTTGGACTTGTTGGCGAGTCGGGCTGTGGCAAATCAACGACCGGCAGAACGATTCTACGGCTGTATGACGCGACGGACGGGCAAGTGCTGTTCAGTGGTGAGAATGTTCACGGACGCAAGTCCAGGAGCGAACTGAAGCGTCTGAACCGCAAAATGCAAATGATTTTCCAAGATCCATATGCCTCGCTCAATCCGAGGATGACCGTTGGCGATATTATTGCCGAGGGCATTGACCTCCATGGTCTTGCAAAAAATAGCAAGGAGCGTATGGCGAGAGTGCATGAACTGCTGGAGACGGTAGGCCTGCACAAAGACTATGCGAATCGTTACCCGCATGAAGCGTCTGGCGGACAGCGTCAGCGGATCGGTATTGCTCGCGCGCTTGCGGTCGATCCTGACTTCATCATTGCCGATGAGGCGATTTCCGCGCTTGACGTATCCATTCAGGCCCAAATCATCAACCTGATGAAGAAGCTGCAGCGTGAGAAAAACCTGACTTATTTGTTTATTGCCCATGATTTGTCTATGGTTAAATATATTAGCGACCGCATCGGCGTGATGTACTTCGGCAAGCTTGTAGAGCTGGCTTCTGCGGATGAGCTTTACAACAATCCGATGCATCCTTATACGAAGTCGCTGCTGTCGGCCATTCCGATTCCCGATCCGGAGACGGAACGCGTGCGCAAACGGACGCCTTATGATCCCAATGTGCATCAATATACGCCAGAGGACCTTCCGGAAATTCGTGAAGTGAAGCCTGGGCATTTTGTATATTGCTCGAAACGTGAGATGGAGCAGCTGCAAGCTTCTCATTAAAATGGATTTAAGCCATTAGGCTTAAAACTTGCAGCAATTCCGCTGCTAGCACGAATAGAAAGGATCGCTTTCAAATCAGTAAAGCCTTACGGCTGTGCTGCTTTGAGAGCGGTCCTTTTTTGCGTGGAAGCTTCCGGTTTCCTACCGTTTTCTCTAGGTAGGAGTGATGCTGTAACCGCAGGGAAACAGCAATCTTTTTACCGAAATGGTTTTAACATAAATGAATCCACCTAATTTCGAAAACCCTATTGACTAAACAAAACCACGCTGGTAGAATCCATCCATAACCAACTAAGCGGGTAGGAATAATATTTTATCTACCGGACCACCGGCGGCAAAACATTACTCATGTATCCAGGACTGCAGGAGAAAAAAAGAAAAAATCAGGGGTGTGAGGATTTATGTTAAAGGGGAAATGGTCGGTTTCATTATTGCTTGTATTGGTGCTCATCTTGTCCGCATGCGGAGCAAATGGAGGCAACCAGGGAGCAGGAGCAGGAGAGTCGCCAGCTGCATCAACAGACGCAAGTACCGCAGGAGAGAAACCAGCAGAACCAGTCAAGCTGCTAAATGTATCGTATGACCCGACTCGTGAGCTGTATGAGGAATATAATAAAGCCTTTTTAACCTATTGGAAAAATAAAACCGGCCAGGACGTGACGATCAGCCAGTCCCATGGTGGATCAGGCAAGCAAGCACGCGCAGTTATTGACGGTCTGAAAGCAGATGTCGTCACACTGGCGCTTGGCTACGATATTGATTCATTGGTAGAGCCGGGCCTGCTAAGTGCAGACTGGCAGTCCAAATTCGAGCACAACAGCTCGCCGTATACGTCAACAATCGTGTTCCTAGTACGCAAAGGCAACCCGAAGGGCATTAAAGACTGGAATGATTTGATTAAAGATGGCGTGGAGGTCATTACGCCGAACCCGCAAACGTCGGGTGGAGCTCGTTGGAACTATTTGGCGGCATGGGGCTATGCGCTGAAGCAGAATAACAATGACGAAGCGAAGGCGCAGGAGTTCATCACGCAGCTGTTCAAGCATGTACCCGTACTCGACACAGGCGCGCGCGGAGCAACAACGACCTTTGTAGAAAAAGGAATTGGCGATGTGCTGCTGGCTTGGGAAAATGAAGCATTCCTATCCATTAAGGAGCTTGGACCCGATCAATTCGAAATCGTCTATCCATCGGTCAGCATTTTGGCGGAGCCGCCTGTAGCGGTCGTTGATAAAAATGCCGAGGCTAATAAAAGCACTGAAGTAGCTAAAGCTTATCTGGAGTATTTATATTCGGATGAGGGCCAAGAGATTGCAGCTAAAAATTACTACCGTCCGATTAATGAGACGATTGCTGCAAAATATGCTGATACATTCAAAAAGCTGGATCTGCTGACGATCGACGGAGATTTTGGCGGCTGGAAAGTGGCGCAGGAGAAGCATTTTAATTCCGGCGGCATATTCGAAAAAATTTACACGCCAGGCTCGTAATGATCGAAAGGTACAGCATAATGTGGAATGGAGCTGACGAAGCATGTTAGGTTCCAGGTGGAGCAAAGGAAGGAGCAGAGGCGGCAAAGCGCGAAACGTTTTGCCCGGCTTCGGCCTATCAATGGGGTTTGCAATTGTGTATTTGAGCTTGATCGTTCTAATCCCGCTAGCCAGCGTATTCATTAAGACGACAGGGCTCAGCTTTGCAGAATTTTGGAGCACGGTAACGAATCCAAGGGTTCTGGCTTCTTACCGAATCAGCTTCTTCACCGCTTTCAGCGCCGCAGCCGTCAATATGGTGTTCGGCCTGCTCATTGCGTGGGTGCTGGTACGCTACCGTTTTCCGGGCAAAAAATTTATCGACAGTCTCGTCGATCTACCATTCGCGCTGCCGACAGCGGTGGCGGGAATTGCGCTGACGGCGATTTATGCGCCGAATGGCTGGATGGGCAAGCTGCTGCAGCCGATTGGGCTCAAGGTGGCCTATACGCCGCTCGGCATTACGATCGCCCTTATCTTTATAGGCATTCCCTTCGTTGTCCGTACGGTGCAGCCAGTGCTGCAGGACCTCAATAAAGAAATAGAAGAGGCCGCAGTTATGCTTGGCGCCTACCGGATGCGTACCTTTTGGAAAGTAATATTGCCTGAGCTGATGCCGGCTCTGCTTACGGGGTTCGCCCTGGCGTTTGCTCGCGGCATTGGCGAATACGGCTCCGTCGTATTCATCTCCGGCAATATGCCGATGAAAACGGAAATCGCCCCGCTTCTTATTATGACGAAGCTGGAGCAGTTTGATTACGCAGGGGCTACCGCAATCGCACTCGTGATGCTCGTCGTCTCGTTCCTGCTGCTGCTGTTCATTAATTTCATGCAGTGGCGGATTAACCGCCGCGTCGTAGAAGGAGGCTAAGCAGGATGGCTGGAGCAATTACAACGCATTTATCGAGCGAGGCCTCCAAGCGGCCTAAGCATATTAATGAACCGGTACTGGTGCGAATTGTGCTCATAACGGTAGCGCTCATTTTCCTCGCGCTGGTCGTGCTGCTGCCGCTCGTCTCTGTCTTTGTTGAAGCGTTTAAGAAGGGCTTTGATGTTTACCGCGCCGCGATCACCGATCCCGACGCATTATCGGCACTGAGACTGACGTTGCTCGTAGCCGTAATCGCCGTGCCGCTGAATACGCTGTTCGGCATATCCGCTGCATGGGCAATCAGCAAGTTCCGTTTTCGCGGCAAGCAGTTTTTAATTACGCTCATTGATTTGCCGTTTGCCGTATCTCCGGTCATATCCGGACTTATCTATATTCTAATGTTTGGCGCACAAGGCTTCTTCGGTCCTTGGCTCGATTCTCATGGCATTCAGCTCGTCTTCGCCCTGCCGGGCATCGTGCTGGCAACTGTATTCGTCACGGTGCCATTCATTGCCCGTGAGCTCATACCGCTCATGCAGGCGCAGGGAGTCACAGAAGAGGAAGCGGCGGCAAGCCTTGGCGCGAAGGGCTGGCAAATTTTCTGGCGGGTCACCTATCCGAACATTAAGTGGGGCCTGCTGTACGGCATTATATTGTGTAATGCGCGAGCGATGGGTGAGTTTGGAGCTGTCTCGGTCGTATCGGGCCACATTCGCGGACAGACCAATACGCTGCCGCTGCATATTGAGATTTTGTATAACGAATACCAATTTTCAGCTTCATTCGCCGTTGCATCGCTGCTCGTTATGCTGGCGTTCGTAACGCTTATCGTCAAGTCGCTTATGGAATGGCAAATGAACAAACGGGCTTCTGCCCAAATCGTCTGACGCTGCGATAAGGTGAAACGGCTGTATTTTAGTATTAAAAAAAGGAGGAGAAGACAATGGCAAAACCTTTGGAAATCGATCAGCAGTGGCTGAAACGAATTGCGGATCAGGTGGGCGGGCTGCAATATGGAAGTGTAAATATTACGGTGCATGACGGCAGAATCGTTCAGATTGATCGGACAGAGCGGACGCGCTACGATCAGCCCTCCAGCAAGCAGCAGGAAGCTCAGAGCGTTAAGCAGCAAGCAAGCAATAGCCATAATAATAGCAGCAGTAATAGCAACAAGCATCAAACGGCTTAAATTTTGTAGAGGCAGTTGTCAGCATAAAATAGTGTTTTAGACTGACCCTGCAAATTGAAACAGCGACAGCCAAGGACGAGAAAATAAAGTCCTGGACGGTCGCTGTTTTATTGAACTAATGTTACCCATTAGCTTAAAGTCTCGGTAATCGAAATTAGCCAATCACGGTTGCTACGCTCGGCCAATACCTCATACTGCAATGCCTTACCCATAGTCGGTCCCATTTCCGCCCAAATCAACTGCTGTATTTCATTATCTCCAACGTAAACTGCTTCATTAGAACGAATTGTTAAGTACTCAATAGTGTGTTTATCTACATCAGGCACATGAATTCGACTCTTTGTGGTTCCAAAAATCCGGAATTGAAATGAGGTTTCTTCTTTACGATATAACAGACTTACACCAACGAACGTATCATTTGGTTTAAGATCTCGCACAACATCTTTTCCGGTGTTTGCACTCTCAATAGCCATTTCATCGATTTCTTCCTGAGTCAAATTGTCAAATCCATAGTAAACCTGAATCCCCTTCACTTCCGCATTAGCAGGGAATACGGGCTCCCATGATGACGCTTTTGCCTTTAATTCGTCGAGACCATCCAACCAATTCACTGGTGCGTAATTTGTTTGCTGACTGATTTTTTTATCATCCGCAAGGTATATTCCTTTTCCAAAACCAGGCTTTAACTCGCGAATAACGATATCAATAGTGCTCTCCGCTTGAAGTGAAGCGACATTCAAAATTCCTAATACTTCTCCCTTTTCATTCCTCATTTCCAAAGTCTGATCTCTCCTTTAAGGTAGTAAACCTCATTCAACGTACCTATAGTCTACAGAAAACGGACGATAATAAAAACCTGACAATGTACAGTAATTTTCGTATATCCCTCTTAAGTTAATCTGCCCATTAGCTTAATGGAGCGTTAGCAATCGCATATTATAATGACAAACAGGCAGTATAAAGAAAGAAAAAGAACCTTCGAATCATCCGCTAAAAGCGGAATCGAAGGTTCTTTCTTTTAATGCAGGGCTTGCTATTTGTTTACGATATGATAAATTTCACGATTACAGCTGCAGCAAACATGACAGTCATTAGACCAAGCATGCCACCAAAGCCGAACACTACATCCATCAAGTCGTGGCGCGGTTCTTCGTTATAATGCTCGCGCGGGTCTCTAACGTTCTCCATAACAAGCGTCCTCCCTTGAAAACGATTTAGCTACCAATAGTATACCCAACTATCTGAATAATTGTAAAGCAAAACACGGCAACTATTGTAAACGGAAGGACTCTGCTGCTGGCCCTAATCTATGTTACAATAAGGCATGGGAACAGATGTCCGTGAGGGAGGTTTGGAAATGAATCAGCATGAGGAGAAACAGGCGGTCAGCCCGGCTGAAGCGGCGGAGCTTATTCGTCACAAGCTGGCGCTGCTTCCGGACCAGCCCGGCTGCTATTTGATGAAGAATGGTGAAGGCACAATCATTTATGTCGGCAAAGCCAAAATTTTAAAAAATCGCGTCCGCTCGTATTTCAATGGCTCTCATAATGGGAAGACGCAGCGCCTCGTTGCGGAAATCCGCGATTTTGATTTTATATTGACGAAGAGCAACATGGAGGCGCTCATTCTCGAGTGCAATCTCATTAAGCAATATCACCCGCGCTATAACGTTTTGCTGAAGGATGACAAATCCTTTCCTTATATAAAAATTACGCATGAGCAGCATCCAAAACTCGAGGTAACCCGCAGGATGGCCAAGGATAAGGGGAAATACTTCGGCCCTTATCCGAATGCTTATGCAGCCCAGCAGACGAAGAAGCTGCTGGACCGGCTGTATCCGATGCGCAAATGCAAGACGCTGCCTGACAAGGTATGCCTGTATTATCACATGGGGCAATGTATTGCGCCTTGTGAATATGAGATCGAGCCCGGCACCTATGAGGCGATGGTTCAGGAAATTACCCGTTTCCTGAATGGCGGCCATGATGTGGTGCGGACGGATTTGCAGCGTAAGATGGAGGCTTCCGCCGAGCAGCTGGAGTTTGAGCGGGCGAAGGAATACCGCGATCAGATTATTGCCATTGATGCGGTGATGGAGAAGCAGAAAATTACGATGTCGGACGCCTTAGACCGCGATATTTTCGGCTATGCCGTCGAGAAGGGCTGGATGTGCGTCCAGATCCTATATATGCGCCAAGGCAAGCTTATTGAGCGCCATGGTACGACCTTCCCTTATTATGGCGAAGAATACGATGATTTTATGACCTTCGTAACTCAATATTATAGTGAAAACCCTGCGCTGCCGAAGCAGATCTTGCTGCCACTTGCACCAGAGCAAACAGAGCTTGCTTTGGCTGCGGGCAAGCCAGCAGTAGGAACGCAGGAGACGACCGCAGCCTATCTTGAACAGGAGGCGGCGTCAAGCGCAAATGAGGCAGCAAGGGATATGGTTGATGCAGCGAGCTTAGTCGTTGTGGTTGATGAAGATACGCAAGAGGAAGCCCAGCAGCCCAAAGAGAAGGAGCTGTCCGTTGCTGAGGAGGCCGCTGCTGCGCTGCACCACTGGCTGAAGGTCAAGGTGCTGCTGCCGCAGCGCGGACGCAAGAGCGAGGTCGTCTCGATGGCGACGGAGAACGCCAAGGTTGCGCTTGCCGACAAGTTCCGGCTCATTGAGCGGGATGAGGAGCGCAGCGTCAAGGCGGCGGCAGGGCTTGCCGAATGGCTCGGCTTGCCGCAGGCGACCCGAATTGAGGCGTTTGACAACTCCAACATTCAAGGGACGAACCCGGTATCGGCAATGGTCGTATTCATTGACGGCAAGCCGGACCGTAAGGAATACCGCAAATACAAGGTCAAGACGGTCGTTGGGCCAGATGATTACGAGACGATGCGCGAGGTCATTCGCAGACGCTATGAGCGGGTGCTGAAGGATCAACTGGTAGCGCCGGATCTCATTGTCGTCGATGGCGGCAAGGGACAAATTTCCGCAGCGATTGATGTGCTGCAAAATGAGCTGAACCTGTTTATTCCGGTATGCGGCCTCGTCAAGGATGCCAAGCACCGGACGGCCCAGCTCATGACTGGCGATCCCGCCGAAATTATTCCGCTGCCGCGCGACAGCCAAGAGTTTTATTTGCTGCAGCGCATACAAGATGAGGTTCACCGCTTCGCGATTACGTTCCACCGCGAGCAGCGCGGCAAGTCGATGGTCGTCTCACAGCTCGATGCCATTCCGGGCATAGGCGAGAAGCGGCGCAAGCTGCTGCTGAAGCATTTTGGCTCCATCAAAAAAATAAAAGAGGCCACGGTGGAAGATTTCCGGCCTCTTTCAATAGGAGATAAGCTTGCCGCACAAATTATTGCGGCACTGGGGGAGGAGGCGTCGCCGTAAGCTGCGGCGGCCTTCCTCCTTTTTTTCTATGCCATATCCGTATGATATAGGCAATGGGAACGGGCAGAACAGCGTAGAAAATCGCTGCCCCGATATTTAAAGCGCCGCCAACAGATACGAGCGAGAAGCCCATTAAGAGCGAATCAAATATCGCATGAACAAATATGGCGGTAATGAGGCTGTAGCGCAGAAAAATGTAGCTGAAGATCATCCCGATAATTATGAGCTCAATCAGCCTGGTGTAAAATGGGAAGATCGGATAGGCGACATGCCCGAGCGCCCACAATATAGTCGGGATCAAGGCAGCGACATAAATATTTTTGAACCATCTGCGGAACAAGGCAATGCCGAAAAATCGGTAAATGGCTTCCTCGGAAATCGCTGCGCACCAAGCCAGCATCGGCATGAGCCACAGCCATTTGATGTTGTAGGGAGACTGGGTCGCATCGCTGGTGCTCCAACTGCCGATTGCCGATTCGAGCACCAGAAAAATGACCGATTGCACGCCCAGCAAAATCAGGGCAATCAAATAACCGAGTCCCATGCTGCGCCATACATGCTCGCCGTAGTTTTTTTCCCGGAAGCCTGGCCATACCGGACGTTTCCACGAGCGCCACATGCCGTCTCCGGCGACGAAGGAGAAATAGACGGCCGCGCCAACTGGAATGAGCAGAAGCGCAGTAAACCATGCCATGAAGGACACCTGACCATCGCTCATCACTTGTTCGCCTTGCTGAGCTATGATGCCGTCCATAATGCCTAGATTGTTAATAATATAAAAAACGGTGAAAATAAGGCTAATGACAATGCCGCGTTTGAATGTCGTATGACGGCGGTATAATATCGCATAAATAATAGCAAGCACCAGCGTGATGAAAGTCATGTAGGTGAGGCTAATCAACGATAAGACGTCGGCCGTATTTTTTTGCTGCTCAACAATGGCGACATAGTCTGAGGGTGGAACAAAGGCGGGCTTATAAGTCGAAATAATGGTTTTGTCGCCATTCTGACTGAAGCCAAATCGCAACTCAAGCTGAGAGCTGCCTGCTGCATAGCCTGTTGGATGAATGACGACCTGTCCAAGGGAGTTAACGGTAGCATCGTTCAAATCCTTGGCTTGAAAGCCTTGCGTAGTCGCAAAGCTGGCCGCTGCATCGATAAGCTGCTTCTGCCCATTAATGGAAAGTGCGCTCGTAGCTGCTCCAATGAGATTCCATGCGACAACGCTGCCGCTTTGCATGTGGAGATAGACGAACGCGGTGCTGCCATTGTCAAGCGTAACTTGTGTTTGATAGGTGTCGAGCGGAAACTGCTGCATATATTTGGACGCATAATCCTCGTACAGCTTTTCCTTTATCAAATAGCCAGTTTCATTGCTATCGGTTTGATAAACGGCGTGAGCGTCCGTAACGTTAACGCCGAACTGCTTCTCGGCAAATTCCGTTGCTTTTTGCAGGGCTGCCTCATTGCCAATAACGTTGCCCTGTGATTCCGATGCGCCCGAATCTGGGCCGCCAAGCATGGGCATGATTTGCAAAAATATAAAAACGACAGCGCCAATGACAGCGGCCCATACAAATTTCTTCCACTCGCGTGGAGCAATAAATTCAATCATAATTCACCTCAATTTCAGTTTAATCAAAAAATAAAGCATAGTGCTCTTAACATACCATATTAAACCATATCATCGCCAATCTAACAGCTTGGTCAACCTTTAGACAGCTTTTCAGCACTGTCCGCATTCATAAAACAGAGAAATAACGATATTCGGCAAGCTAATGGGTGACTGTCTACCTTGCAGGGCTGTTTTTGAATGAAATCAGCTGTTTTTATTGCAAAAGGCTGTTTTATACCCGGTGCGCTTTAAGCTTATAATCGTTAAGTCATCTGTAATTGAAAGCTGCAAGGTGAAACTTGAACAGAATAAAAGGCATTATTAAGGTGGATGCAATGAACATTTCGTTTTTTTCCTTACTTAAATGGTCCCCGCCACGCATATTGGTCGTGGGCTTTGCGATTATTATTATGCTGGGGGCTCTGCTGCTATCCCTGCCATTTGCCTCGGCCGACGGCAGCGGGCTGCGATTTCTGGATGCTTTTTTTACAGCTACCTCGGCAACTAGCGTGACGGGGCTTGTGGTCGTGGATTCCGGTACCTATTTCTCGGTCGCTGGACAGGTTATTATTATGCTGCTGATTCAGATCGGCGGGCTCGGCTTTATGACGATGGGCACGCTGTTCGCGCTGGTACTGAAAAAGCGCATATCGCTGCGCGAGCGGCTCATTTTGCAAGAAGCCATGAATCAGGGGAGCATGGAGGGCATCATTCGGCTCATCCGCAAGGTCATTGTATATTCGTTATCCTTTGAGCTCGTCGGCACGCTGCTGTTCACACTGCGCTTCGCTTACGACATGCCGTTTGGCAAGGCACTGTATTTCGGTGTGTTTCATGCTGTATCGCTGTTTAACAATGCAGGCTTTGATATTTTTGGCGACTACCGCAGCTTGACGCTGTATGTGGATGATCCGATTGTGAACCTGACTGCCATGCTGCTTATTATATCCGGGGGTCTCGGTTTTATCGTCATCTCGGATTTGCTGGAATTCCGCCGCCGCAAGGGGCTGTCGCTGCACAGCAAAGTGGTGCTGGTTATGACAGGATCGCTCATCGCAGTCGGAGCGGTCGTTATTTTCATATTTGAGTTTTCGAATATGAGGACGCTTGGCTCGCTGGACTGGGGCGGAAAAATTCTGTCTTCCTTCTTTCAGTCCGTCTCGCCGAGGACGGCAGGGGCTAACACGCTGAACTATGCCGACTTACGGCAGGCGACTTTATTTTTCACCATTATATTAATGTTTATTGGCGCATCTCCCGGCTCGACTGGGGGCGGGATCAAGACGACGACGTTTATGACGCTCATAGGGGCGGTTGTCGCGATGTTTCGGGGGAAAGAGGACATTGTACTGTTCCGCTTTCGCCTCGGCAAGGAGCGGGTGCTCAAGGCGCTTACGATTACGATGCTGTCGCTGTCGCTTGTCGTAGTCGTTACGATGCTGTTATCCGCAACGGAGGATCAGCAGTTTATTAAAATTTTGTTTGAAGCAACCTCCGCCTTCGGAACGGTAGGACTGTCGATGGGCATAACGCCAGAGCTGAGCGATTTTGGGAAAATTATCATTTCCATTACGATGTTCGCTGGGCGTCTAGGACCACTGACGCTAGCTTACGCGCTTAATCCGAAAGTTAGCAAGGAGCTTTATCGGTATCCAGAAGGCAAAATTACAATTGGATAGGGGAAACACGGATTCATATGAAAAAGAACCAGTTCGTCATAGTGGGGCTTGGGCGTTTCGGCTCAAGCCTTGGCAGAGAGTTGATTCAGCTAGGCTACGAGGTATTAGGCGTTGATAAGGATGAGGAGGTCGTGCAGGAGATGAGCGATGTGCTCACTTATACGGTTTCGGCCGACTGCACGGACGAGGAGACGCTGCGCTCGATTGGCGTGCGAAATTTTGACGTTGGCGTTGTAGCGATTGGCGATGATATTCAAGCGAGCATTTTGACGACGATTTTGCTCAAGGACTTAGGCGTTAAGACAGTGGTGGCAAAAGCGATGGACGAGCTGCACGGAAGGGTGCTGGAAAAAATCGGCGTGGATCGCGTTATTTATCCAGAGCGGGATATGGGCATTCGTGTCGCACATCAGCTGGTGTCGCCGAATCTGCTTGATTACATCGAGCTGTCCAAGGATTATACAATTGCCGAGCTTGTCGTCACGGGAAAAATGCATGGCAAGACACTCAGCGATCTCGACCTGCGTGCCCGCTTCGGGTGCAGCATAGTAGCGATTAATAAGCCTAATGGCATTATTATTGCCCCGACGGCAACAGATGTGCTTTACGAGCGTGATGTTATGGTCGTTATCGGGACGAATGAGCAGATTGAGCAGTTTGAAGAGGCAGCAACAAGGTGACAATAAAGACAGCAGCACATGCGGCTATTCGCATCGGCGCTGCTGTCTTCTTGCTACTCTGCTGCTCAAGACTTCGAGCGCGCGGCAAGCTCCTCAATCCATAGACGGACCGCTGGATGCAGCGCTGCCGGGTCGGCGTGAATGAGCGAGGTCGTGCGCTTCGTCTCCGCCAGCTCTCTGATCGGAATGACGGTGAGGTCGTTGTCAGCCAGCAGCTGTTCGCGCACATACGATTGGGGCAGCAGTGTCGCTGCCCGGCACGTGTGCTGAAGCCGGACGATGGCCTCGAAGGAGTCGATCTCCATGCGCACATCCGGCTGGAGATTGTATTTGGCAAACAGCTCGTCGGTCAGCATGCGGTACCAGGTTCCTTTGGAGAATAGCAGAATCGGCAAGCCGTTGAGGTCTTGAATGCCGAGCATGCCTTTATCGGTCACAACCATGCTTTTCGGCAGAACGAGCAGCAGATGATCCTCAAACAGCGGGACGCAGTGCAGCTGGGCGTCTTCAATACGCGAGGCGACAATGCCGATATCCGCTTTTCCTTCCCTTACATAAGTAACGATCTCATGGGTTTTGCCCGTGACCGCCTTAATATCGAATTCAGGATGGCTGCTATTGAGCGCTTTAATAAAATCGGGCAGTGTCGTTTGCAGCGTCGTCAGGCTCGCGCCAATCGTAATGGAGGTTCGCCCTGCCGACTCATAATCGGCAACCTTCTGCAGGTAACGCCGGTGCAGCTGGCGAAGCTCCAGTGCGTATTCATAGGTCATCTGGCCGATAGGCGTCAGCTCCAGCCGCTTGCCGATCCGCCGGAACAGCTGCGTGCCGATATCCTGCTCTAGCTTGGCAATTTTACGGGAGAGGGCAGGCTGGGACAAATTGAG
This genomic window contains:
- a CDS encoding ATP-binding cassette domain-containing protein, producing the protein MAKKLLEIKNLKQYFNEGRPNMVKAVDDVSFDIYEGETLGLVGESGCGKSTTGRTILRLYDATDGQVLFSGENVHGRKSRSELKRLNRKMQMIFQDPYASLNPRMTVGDIIAEGIDLHGLAKNSKERMARVHELLETVGLHKDYANRYPHEASGGQRQRIGIARALAVDPDFIIADEAISALDVSIQAQIINLMKKLQREKNLTYLFIAHDLSMVKYISDRIGVMYFGKLVELASADELYNNPMHPYTKSLLSAIPIPDPETERVRKRTPYDPNVHQYTPEDLPEIREVKPGHFVYCSKREMEQLQASH
- a CDS encoding sulfate ABC transporter substrate-binding protein → MLKGKWSVSLLLVLVLILSACGANGGNQGAGAGESPAASTDASTAGEKPAEPVKLLNVSYDPTRELYEEYNKAFLTYWKNKTGQDVTISQSHGGSGKQARAVIDGLKADVVTLALGYDIDSLVEPGLLSADWQSKFEHNSSPYTSTIVFLVRKGNPKGIKDWNDLIKDGVEVITPNPQTSGGARWNYLAAWGYALKQNNNDEAKAQEFITQLFKHVPVLDTGARGATTTFVEKGIGDVLLAWENEAFLSIKELGPDQFEIVYPSVSILAEPPVAVVDKNAEANKSTEVAKAYLEYLYSDEGQEIAAKNYYRPINETIAAKYADTFKKLDLLTIDGDFGGWKVAQEKHFNSGGIFEKIYTPGS
- the cysT gene encoding sulfate ABC transporter permease subunit CysT produces the protein MLGSRWSKGRSRGGKARNVLPGFGLSMGFAIVYLSLIVLIPLASVFIKTTGLSFAEFWSTVTNPRVLASYRISFFTAFSAAAVNMVFGLLIAWVLVRYRFPGKKFIDSLVDLPFALPTAVAGIALTAIYAPNGWMGKLLQPIGLKVAYTPLGITIALIFIGIPFVVRTVQPVLQDLNKEIEEAAVMLGAYRMRTFWKVILPELMPALLTGFALAFARGIGEYGSVVFISGNMPMKTEIAPLLIMTKLEQFDYAGATAIALVMLVVSFLLLLFINFMQWRINRRVVEGG
- the cysW gene encoding sulfate ABC transporter permease subunit CysW; this translates as MAGAITTHLSSEASKRPKHINEPVLVRIVLITVALIFLALVVLLPLVSVFVEAFKKGFDVYRAAITDPDALSALRLTLLVAVIAVPLNTLFGISAAWAISKFRFRGKQFLITLIDLPFAVSPVISGLIYILMFGAQGFFGPWLDSHGIQLVFALPGIVLATVFVTVPFIARELIPLMQAQGVTEEEAAASLGAKGWQIFWRVTYPNIKWGLLYGIILCNARAMGEFGAVSVVSGHIRGQTNTLPLHIEILYNEYQFSASFAVASLLVMLAFVTLIVKSLMEWQMNKRASAQIV
- a CDS encoding YezD family protein; translation: MAKPLEIDQQWLKRIADQVGGLQYGSVNITVHDGRIVQIDRTERTRYDQPSSKQQEAQSVKQQASNSHNNSSSNSNKHQTA
- a CDS encoding YqzM family protein → MENVRDPREHYNEEPRHDLMDVVFGFGGMLGLMTVMFAAAVIVKFIIS
- the uvrC gene encoding excinuclease ABC subunit UvrC, which codes for MNQHEEKQAVSPAEAAELIRHKLALLPDQPGCYLMKNGEGTIIYVGKAKILKNRVRSYFNGSHNGKTQRLVAEIRDFDFILTKSNMEALILECNLIKQYHPRYNVLLKDDKSFPYIKITHEQHPKLEVTRRMAKDKGKYFGPYPNAYAAQQTKKLLDRLYPMRKCKTLPDKVCLYYHMGQCIAPCEYEIEPGTYEAMVQEITRFLNGGHDVVRTDLQRKMEASAEQLEFERAKEYRDQIIAIDAVMEKQKITMSDALDRDIFGYAVEKGWMCVQILYMRQGKLIERHGTTFPYYGEEYDDFMTFVTQYYSENPALPKQILLPLAPEQTELALAAGKPAVGTQETTAAYLEQEAASSANEAARDMVDAASLVVVVDEDTQEEAQQPKEKELSVAEEAAAALHHWLKVKVLLPQRGRKSEVVSMATENAKVALADKFRLIERDEERSVKAAAGLAEWLGLPQATRIEAFDNSNIQGTNPVSAMVVFIDGKPDRKEYRKYKVKTVVGPDDYETMREVIRRRYERVLKDQLVAPDLIVVDGGKGQISAAIDVLQNELNLFIPVCGLVKDAKHRTAQLMTGDPAEIIPLPRDSQEFYLLQRIQDEVHRFAITFHREQRGKSMVVSQLDAIPGIGEKRRKLLLKHFGSIKKIKEATVEDFRPLSIGDKLAAQIIAALGEEASP